The nucleotide window AAAAGAAACTTGATTTAATCGAACTTCAATTAAGTAATTCAAGAAAGACTACATTAAATATTTTATCTAAGAAAAAATATATTCCTCTTGAAAAAGAAATTAAGAAACTTAAAGAAGAATTACTAGCAAAAGAAAGTGTAGGAGATTCTAAACAAATTGAAATTCTAAAATCAATTATTAATAAGAAAGAAAAAGAACTTAAAGATATTGAAATTAGCTGTACTAAAGATATGGATAAATTTATTCGTATCAAAGAATCTTTTGAAAAGAAACTACATAATAATAAAGCTGAACTTAATATTAAATTACAAGCAATTAATAACTCTATTGAAAATAGTAAGAAAGAAATCTTATTATCAAATAAAGAAGTTAGAACTCATCTAAGTAATACTATTAATTCTAATAAAGAATTACTTGAGCTTAATAAAGAAAAACTTGAGAAATTGAAATTTCTCAAAAAGACATTAAATAAAGATATTAAAGAATTAGAAGTAATAGCTTACTTATCATTAACTAAAGGAAAATATGGAAGATTACAAGATAAGTTCTCTAAAAATATGGATAGAATAGATCAAATAAATGTTGAATTAATCAAACTAAAAGAAAATAAATTATTTAATATGTTCTCCATTAGAAAGCTTGAGAAAGAAAAAACTTTACTTGAAGAAGAATCAAGCAGAATTTCTAAAGAGTTTAAAGAATTAAAAGCTTCTATTTCTACAGATGATTTAACTAATGAGATATTGAGAATAAAAACAGCTTTAGCCGAAAAAGAAAATAATATAGATAAGCAGATCCAAGATATTTTAGATGAAAATAAAGAATTACATTCAATAAATAATATTTGTTATAACTTATACGATAATTACAAAGACTTGGAACAAAAACCTATTTATGAAAAATCTTTAGATTTATTTACTGGAAATACTACAACTAAAAATACTGGATCTTGGAACATACAAATAGAAAATGATAATGAAAAAGTAATCAGAATGTAGGAGGAATGAAAAATGAAAAAAATATTATTTTTTATAATTTTTAATTGCTTATTTAAAGTTTATGCAGACGTTGATTTGAAGGAATACTACCAACAAAAAATAATAGATCCAAATAAAGCTATTACAGCTTATAATGATGTTCATAGATTTTCTAAAGAATTTAATGTTGATGAAAAGCTCATAACTGCCATTATTGAAGTAGAAAGTAACTTTTCTAATGAAATTAAGAGCAAAAAAGGTGCTATAGGTTTAATGCAAATTATGCCAGGAACAGCAGAATTATTAAATATAGATCCTAATGATTTAACTCAAAATATCTATGGTGGAATTAAGTATTTTAAATTTTTATTAGAGAAAAATAATAATTATATTCCTTTTGCACTTGCTGCATATAATGCAGGACAAGGGAACATAGTCAAATATGATAGTATTCCACCATTTCCAGAAACTCATTCTTATATTGAAGAAGTTTTAAATATATATAATAATTTAACTGGAATAAATAATACATTCTTTTCTAACGAATTTAGTAATACTAATTTTAATTGGGAGGCTTAGAGCTGTTAGAAAAAATATGGAATTTCATATAAAATTATATAAATGATTTATAGTGTAATGATATTGAGGTAATAAAAGGAGTTAATGGAAGATGATACTAGCGAAGAAAGTTAGACTTTATCCAACTAAAGAGCAAGAACAAAAATTATGGCAATCTATAGGAACTGCGAGATTTATCTATAACTATACTATCGCAAAACAAGAAGAAAACTATAAAAATGGTGGTAAATTTATTAGCGATGGGGTCATTAGAAAAGAATTAACTCAACTAAAAAAATCTGAGCTAATTTGGTTAAATGAAGTATCAAATAATGTAACTAAACAAGCAGTAAAAGATGCGTGTAATTCCTATAAAAGATTTTTTAAAGGTTTAGCTAATAGACCAAAATTTAAAAGCAAAAAGAAAAGTAAACCTAGTTTTTACAATGACCCTATAAAATTAAAAATTAAAGGTAGAAAAGTTTTGATTGAAAAAGTAGGTTGGATAAACATAAGAGAACAAATACCTATTGGAGTTAAATACAACAACCCTAGAATTACCTATGATAATAAATATTGGTATATATCTGTTGGAGTAGAAGTTGAGAAAAAACAAGAAGAACTGACAGATATTTCATTAGGAATAGATTTAGGATTAAAAGATTTAGCTATTTGTTCAGATGGACAAGTTTTTAAAAATATCAACAAAACCAAAAAAGTTAAAAAATTAGAAAAAAGATTAAAACAAAAACAAAAACAAATTAGTAGAAAATATGAGATGAATAAAATAAAAAAAGAGGGAGGTGTAAGTTGTCAATTTATAAAAACTAAAAATATAGAAAAGTTGGAAAATACAACAAGACTGATACATAGAAAATTAAGCAATATTAGAAATAACTATCTTCATCAAGTTACAACAAATATAGTGAAAACCAAACCATATAGAATTGTAATAGAAGATTTGAATGTTTCTGGAATGTTGAAGAATAAACATCTATCAGATTCAGTAAGAAGACAGTGTTTTTATAAGTTTAGAGAGTATATAACATA belongs to Fusobacterium necrogenes and includes:
- a CDS encoding lytic transglycosylase domain-containing protein, producing the protein MKKILFFIIFNCLFKVYADVDLKEYYQQKIIDPNKAITAYNDVHRFSKEFNVDEKLITAIIEVESNFSNEIKSKKGAIGLMQIMPGTAELLNIDPNDLTQNIYGGIKYFKFLLEKNNNYIPFALAAYNAGQGNIVKYDSIPPFPETHSYIEEVLNIYNNLTGINNTFFSNEFSNTNFNWEA
- a CDS encoding RNA-guided endonuclease InsQ/TnpB family protein, which produces MILAKKVRLYPTKEQEQKLWQSIGTARFIYNYTIAKQEENYKNGGKFISDGVIRKELTQLKKSELIWLNEVSNNVTKQAVKDACNSYKRFFKGLANRPKFKSKKKSKPSFYNDPIKLKIKGRKVLIEKVGWINIREQIPIGVKYNNPRITYDNKYWYISVGVEVEKKQEELTDISLGIDLGLKDLAICSDGQVFKNINKTKKVKKLEKRLKQKQKQISRKYEMNKIKKEGGVSCQFIKTKNIEKLENTTRLIHRKLSNIRNNYLHQVTTNIVKTKPYRIVIEDLNVSGMLKNKHLSDSVRRQCFYKFREYITYKSELYGIKLVIADRFYPSSKTCSHCGSIKKDLKLKDRVYSCSHCGTVIDRDYNASLNLSMYKLA